Proteins from a genomic interval of Peromyscus leucopus breed LL Stock chromosome 12, UCI_PerLeu_2.1, whole genome shotgun sequence:
- the LOC114684263 gene encoding olfactory receptor 2AJ1-like → MEHENHTFSSDFILLGLFSSSQTSQVFFSFIFFIFIMTITENALMILLIHSESRLHTPMYFLLSHLSFMDILHISNIVPKMIADYLSGSRAISFAGCGFQIFLSLTLLGGECLLLAAMSYDRYVAICHPLRYPVLMRDNTSSLLAAGAWLVGILNSIVHTSFALHFPFCHSRAIDHFFCEVPAMLKLSCVDTSHYERGVYVSGIIFLLIPFSVISISYVQILLTVFQMQSSGARQKSLSTCSFHMVVVIMYYGPFIFTYMRPRSYHTPGQDKFLAIFYTILTPTLNPIIYSFRNKDVFVAMKNIIQNNFLNKK, encoded by the coding sequence ATGGAACATGAGAACCACACTTTTAGCAGTGACTTCATCCTTTTGGGACTGTTCTCTTCTTCACAAACAAGCCAGgtgtttttctcatttatatttttcatttttatcatgacTATAACAGAAAATGCCCTCATGATCCTCCTAATCCACAGTGAGTCTCGACTCCACACGCCAATGTAtttcctgctcagccatctctccttcATGGATATCTTGCACATTTCCAACATTGTGCCTAAAATGATCGCTGACTATTTGTCAGGTAGCAGAGCTATTTCCTTTGCAGGCTGTGGCTTCCAGATATTTCTGTCCCTCACCTTGCTAGGTGGTGAGTGCCTTCTCCTGGCAGCCATGTCCTATGATAgatatgtggccatctgccaccCACTCCGTTACCCTGTGCTGATGAGGGACAACACCAGTAGTCTCCTGGCTGCAGGCGCCTGGCTTGTGGGGATCCTTAACTCCATCGTCCACACATCTTTTGCCCTCCACTTTCCCTTCTGTCACTCGAGGGCCATTGATCACTTTTTTTGTGAAGTCCCTGCCATGTTGAAGTTGTCCTGTGTAGACACATCCCACTATGAACGAGGAGTTTATGTGAGTGGCATTATTTTCCTGCTGATCCCATTTTCTGTGATCTCTATATCTTATGTGCAAATTCTCCTCACTGTCTTCCAAATGCAGTCATCAGGGGCCCGGCAGAAGTCCTTGTCCACCTGCTCCTTCCACATGGTTGTGGTCATAATGTACTATGGGCCATTCATTTTCACATATATGAGACCTCGCTCATACCACACTCCAGGCCAGGATAAGTTCCTGGCTATATTCTACACCATCTTGACACCCACCCTAAACCCCATAATCTACAGCTTTAGGAATAAAGATGTCTTTGTGGCTATGAAAAACAtcattcaaaataattttctgaataaaaaatga
- the LOC114684249 gene encoding olfactory receptor 2L13-like has protein sequence MEKWNQSSSDFILLGLFPQNQTGLLLLLLIISIFSVALLGNSAMIHLIRVDTRLHTPMYFLLSQLSLMDLMDVSATVPKMAFNFLSGQKNISFLGCGVQSFFFLTMAGSEGLLLASMAYDRFVAICHPLHYPIRMSKMMCLKMIIGSWTLGSINSLAHTVYALHIPYCHSRSINHFFCDVPAMLPLACMDTWVYEYMVFVSTSVFLLLPFLGITASYGRILFAVFHMRSKEGKKKAFTTCSTHLTVVTFYYAPFVYTYLRPRSLRSPSEDKTLAVFYTILTPMLNPIIYSLRNKEVLGAMTRVFGTFYSTKH, from the coding sequence ATGGAGAAATGGAATCAGAGCTCAAGTGATTTCATTTTGTTAGGGTTGTTTCCACAAAACCAAACAGGCCTTCTGCTTTTGCTGCTCATCATCTCCATATTCTCTGTGGCCTTGCTTGGCAACTCAGCAATGATCCACCTCATTCGTGTAGATACCAGGCtccacacccccatgtactttCTCCTCAGTCAGCTCTCTCTCATGGACCTGATGGATGTCTCTGCTACTGTTCCCAAGATGGCGTTCAACTTCCTCTCTGGCCAGAAAAACATCTCTTTCTTGGGTTGTGGAGTGCAATCCTTTTTCTTCCTGACCATGGCAGGTTCTGAGGGCTtgctcctggcctccatggcctATGACCGTTTTGTGGCCATCTGCCACCCTCTTCATTATCCTATTCGCATGAGCAAAATGATGTGCCTGAAGATGATCATAGGATCCTGGACACTGGGCTCAATCAACTCTTTAGCCCATACAGTCTATGCTCTTCACATCCCTTACTGCCATTCTAGATCCATTAaccatttcttctgtgatgtccctGCCATGTTACCCCTGGCCTGTATGGACACTTGGGTTTATGAGTACATGGTATTTGTGAGCACAAGTGTGTTTCTTCTACTTCCTTTCCTTGGCATCACAGCTTCCTATGGACGTATCCTTTTTGCTGTCTTCCATATGCGctcaaaagagggaaagaaaaaggcctTCACCACATGTTCAACTCACTTAACTGTGGTGACATTTTACTATGCACCTTTTGTCTACACTTACCTTCGTCCTAGAAGTCTCCGTTCCCCCTCAGAAGATAAGACTCTGGCTGTCTTCTACACTATCCTCACCCCCATGCTCAACCCCatcatctacagcctgaggaataAGGAGGTCCTGGGGGCCATGACAAGAGTCTTTGGGACATTCTATTCCACTAAACATTGA